A section of the Telopea speciosissima isolate NSW1024214 ecotype Mountain lineage chromosome 3, Tspe_v1, whole genome shotgun sequence genome encodes:
- the LOC122654559 gene encoding uncharacterized protein LOC122654559, which translates to MMPEGGYYCSKKTDDICDDVCGQKTRAALSRLRCCILRGLDLKTFMLLLILVPTCVFVGYLHGQKITYFLRPLWESPPKAFNDIPHYYHENVSMENLCKLHGWGIRESPRRVYDAVLFSNEVDMLTIRWKELYPYITQFVLLESNSTFTGLPKPLVFASHRDQFKFVEPRLTYGTIGGRSRRGENPFIEEAYQRVALDQLLFRVAGISDDDLLIMSDVDEIPSGHTINLLRWCDEIPSILHLRLKNYLYSFEFLLDNKSWRASVHRYQTGKTRYAHYRQTDDILADAGWHCSFCFRRISDFIFKMKAYSHFDRVRFSHYLNPNRVQDVICKGADLFDMLPEEYTFKEIIGKLGPIPSSHSAVHLPAYLLNNADKYKFLLPGNCKRESG; encoded by the exons ATGATGCCTGAAGGAGGTTATTATTGCTCTAAGAAGACGGATGATATCTGTGATGATGTTTGTGGCCAG AAAACTCGTGCTGCATTAAGCAGACTACGCTGCTGTATTCTACGAGGGTTGGATTTGAAGACCTTCATGCTTCTGTTAATCTTGGTTCCAACATGCGTCTTTGTTGGCTATTTGCATGGGCAGAAGATCACATACTTCCTACGGCCATTATGGGAATCTCCACCCAAAGCCTTCAATGACATCCCTCATTATTATCACGAGAATGTCTCAATGGAAAACCTCTGCAAACTTCACGGATGGGGAATTCGCGAGTCCCCCAGACGTGTATATGATGCGGTTCTGTTCAGCAACGAGGTAGATATGCTTACAATTAGATGGAAGGAGCTGTACCCATACATCACACAGTTTGTTCTGCTAGAATCGAATTCAACCTTCACTGGCTTGCCAAAGCCTCTCGTTTTTGCAAGCCACCGAGATCAGTTCAAATTTGTTGAGCCTCGGCTAACCTATGGGACCATTGGAGGGAGATCAAGGAGAGGGGAGAACCCTTTTATTGAGGAAGCATACCAGCGAGTGGCACTTGATCAGTTGCTCTTCAGAGTGGCTGGTATATCTGATGATGACTTGTTGATAATGTCAGATGTTGATGAGATACCAAGCGGCCATACAATCAATCTCTTGAGATGGTGTGATGAAATCCCTTCTATCCTTCATCTTCGATTGAAGAACTATTTGTATTCATTCGAATTTCTCCTTGATAATAAGAGTTGGAGAGCTTCAGTCCACAGGTATCAAACTGGCAAGACAAGGTATGCACATTATCGTCAGACCGATGATATCTTGGCAGATGCTGGGTGGCATTGCAGCTTTTGCTTCCGCCGTATCAGTGATTTCATATTTAAGATGAAAGCTTACAGCCATTTTGATCGAGTGAGGTTTTCTCATTACCTAAATCCGAATAGGGTTCAGGATGTAATCTGCAAAGGGGCAGACCTGTTCGACATGCTCCCTGAGGAGTACACATTCAAGGAGATCATCGGAAAATTGGGGCCGATACCATCTTCTCATTCAGCAGTTCATCTTCCTGCATATCTTTTGAACAATGCAGATAAATATAAATTTCTCTTGCCTGGCAACTGCAAAAGAGAAAGTGGCTAA